The Roseofilum capinflatum BLCC-M114 genome includes a window with the following:
- a CDS encoding iron-containing alcohol dehydrogenase: MKAFSFAKVPPIYCGAGQVRELRSLIAQFEGKRVLLITGAESLQASGQFDSIQAQLNESAQVVHHGVCDREPTDALIDGICEEIRDLSIDAIVSIGGGSVIDVGKAIACDIPPESGAIEHIQGMATNPRLTHSKIPLIAIPTNSGTGNEVTPKIAIDRIGVPGTKTFFTHPQFMPDAVILDPELHISCSPELTATCGLVTLAHLMEAEFALHTSVLTEAIIWSGLEALKDNLLLACAVGAGSQAVRGKMAYASCASGIGQANSSVGLLQALSLILSSFCPVPYRIACSTLAGSALRVSLRALRTRYTQNPILLKMAKVGELFDGRTQQSHHYYCDALVNIVEAWVQILPIPRLGEYGIKTQDLPPVVEKTLDSCPNVDLYRDEIYAILQDRL; encoded by the coding sequence ATGAAAGCGTTTAGTTTTGCCAAGGTTCCCCCGATTTATTGTGGTGCTGGCCAAGTCCGAGAATTAAGGAGTTTAATTGCCCAATTTGAGGGTAAGAGGGTGCTGTTGATTACGGGGGCCGAGTCTTTGCAAGCGTCGGGTCAGTTCGATTCCATTCAGGCACAGTTGAATGAGTCAGCTCAGGTGGTTCATCATGGGGTTTGCGATCGCGAGCCGACGGATGCTCTGATTGATGGTATCTGTGAGGAGATCCGTGACTTATCGATTGATGCGATCGTCAGTATTGGCGGTGGTAGTGTGATTGATGTGGGAAAGGCGATCGCCTGTGATATTCCTCCAGAGTCTGGGGCGATCGAGCATATCCAAGGTATGGCAACGAATCCACGGCTGACGCACTCCAAAATTCCCTTAATTGCTATTCCCACTAACTCTGGCACGGGAAATGAAGTGACTCCGAAAATTGCGATCGACCGGATAGGTGTTCCAGGAACCAAAACCTTTTTCACTCACCCCCAATTTATGCCAGATGCTGTGATTCTTGACCCGGAACTGCATATTTCCTGCTCTCCTGAGCTAACGGCTACCTGTGGGTTAGTGACTTTGGCGCATTTGATGGAAGCCGAGTTTGCTCTTCATACCTCGGTCTTAACGGAGGCGATTATCTGGAGTGGCTTAGAAGCGCTCAAAGATAATTTACTCCTTGCTTGTGCAGTTGGAGCTGGGAGTCAAGCAGTGCGGGGAAAAATGGCCTATGCTTCCTGTGCATCGGGGATTGGTCAAGCGAATAGCTCTGTGGGACTGCTGCAAGCTCTTTCCCTGATTCTCAGTAGTTTTTGCCCCGTTCCCTATCGCATAGCCTGTAGCACGTTGGCGGGTTCTGCTCTGCGGGTGAGTCTCAGGGCTTTGCGTACCCGTTATACCCAAAATCCAATTCTGCTGAAAATGGCTAAGGTGGGAGAACTCTTTGATGGCCGTACTCAGCAGAGCCACCATTATTATTGTGATGCCTTGGTCAATATTGTGGAAGCCTGGGTGCAAATTTTACCGATTCCTCGTCTGGGAGAATATGGTATTAAGACCCAAGATCTGCCTCCTGTGGTTGAAAAGACCCTCGATTCCTGTCCTAATGTGGATCTGTATCGGGATGAGATCTACGCCATCTTACAGGATAGATTGTAG
- a CDS encoding Mo-dependent nitrogenase C-terminal domain-containing protein, with amino-acid sequence MQGNNNPIKRYLQPLRQWLNRFEIRDESMAHFLCRMIPVQCPFARDLYLFGRKIGHIPPLCKLNPLYEEVIALRFRALCYLADECGQDIRIYC; translated from the coding sequence ATGCAAGGAAACAATAACCCCATCAAACGGTACTTACAACCTTTACGGCAATGGCTCAATCGCTTTGAAATTCGTGACGAAAGCATGGCTCATTTCCTCTGTCGTATGATTCCCGTTCAATGTCCTTTTGCCCGCGATCTTTATTTGTTTGGTCGCAAAATTGGACATATTCCCCCCTTATGCAAGTTAAATCCCCTCTATGAAGAAGTCATTGCCTTGCGATTCCGCGCTTTGTGTTATTTAGCTGATGAATGTGGACAAGATATTCGCATTTATTGTTAA
- a CDS encoding type II toxin-antitoxin system VapC family toxin, translated as MPEIILLDTHIWIWFVNLQWERFPTAWVDIISTASLVGIASVSCYEVALAGQRGRLSLPYTLDLWLQEALDPSGISLFPLTPKIASRAVQLSPIHRDPFDRIIIATAIEYQAQLATIDGSIRRYPELRDLLM; from the coding sequence ATGCCTGAAATAATTCTCTTAGATACCCACATCTGGATCTGGTTTGTTAATCTCCAATGGGAACGGTTTCCTACTGCTTGGGTAGACATCATCTCAACAGCAAGTTTAGTCGGTATAGCTTCAGTCTCTTGCTACGAAGTAGCTTTAGCAGGACAACGCGGACGCTTATCATTGCCCTATACTCTCGATCTTTGGTTGCAAGAAGCGTTAGATCCCTCCGGAATTTCTCTTTTTCCTCTGACTCCAAAGATTGCTTCTCGTGCAGTGCAGCTATCACCCATTCATCGAGATCCGTTTGACAGAATTATTATAGCTACAGCAATAGAATACCAAGCACAATTAGCTACAATTGATGGCTCGATTCGACGATATCCAGAGCTAAGGGATTTGCTGATGTAA
- a CDS encoding four-carbon acid sugar kinase family protein — protein MSTQPKIIVLDDDPTGSQTVHSCLLLMQWDVETLRFGLTDDSPIVFILTNTRALTPEEARQVTVEVCQNLKQAIAAEKIENFLVVSRSDSTLRGHYPIETDAIAAELGPFDGHFLIPAFFEGGRITRDSIHYLMVDGTPTPVHETEFAKDSVFGYSHSYLPDYVAQKTQGQISSDRVQRFLLEDIREGSFDRLMTLTDNQCGVVDAEHQVDLDWFAGDLLRASSHGKRFLLRSAASILTSLAQLPQQPVMAEHMNQYVREGQPGVILVGSHVKKTTEQLTELLKEPEIKGIEVDVSTLLKNDPNSQESLIQSILSQVQDIHSQGRTPVIYTSRQELTFPTIQARLDFGKQVSQVLMTVVENLPEDMGYLISKGGITSNDVLSHGLRLRSARLLGQILPGCSLVRTPIDHPRFPNLPVVLFPGNVGDRHGLTTVYQRLNQQSAH, from the coding sequence ATGAGTACCCAACCGAAAATAATTGTTCTTGACGACGATCCTACCGGATCGCAAACGGTGCATAGTTGTTTGTTGCTGATGCAGTGGGATGTGGAAACCCTGCGGTTTGGCTTAACGGATGATTCGCCAATTGTGTTTATTTTAACGAATACGAGGGCGTTGACTCCGGAGGAAGCGCGGCAGGTGACGGTGGAGGTGTGCCAAAATTTGAAGCAGGCGATCGCCGCAGAAAAGATCGAAAATTTCTTAGTCGTCAGTCGTTCCGACTCTACGCTTCGGGGCCATTATCCCATTGAAACGGATGCGATCGCCGCCGAACTCGGCCCCTTTGATGGCCATTTTCTCATCCCCGCCTTCTTTGAAGGGGGACGGATCACCCGCGATAGTATCCATTATCTGATGGTGGACGGCACGCCTACCCCCGTCCATGAAACGGAATTTGCCAAAGATTCTGTTTTTGGCTACTCCCACTCCTATCTTCCCGATTATGTGGCTCAAAAAACCCAAGGTCAAATTAGCAGCGATCGCGTCCAACGGTTTCTCCTCGAAGATATTCGCGAAGGCAGCTTTGACCGTCTCATGACCCTCACCGATAATCAATGTGGAGTCGTAGACGCAGAACACCAAGTTGACCTAGACTGGTTTGCCGGCGACCTATTGCGAGCCAGTTCCCATGGTAAACGCTTCCTCCTTCGCAGTGCCGCCAGTATTCTCACCTCCCTAGCCCAACTGCCCCAGCAACCGGTAATGGCCGAACATATGAATCAATATGTGCGCGAAGGCCAACCCGGCGTAATATTGGTCGGCTCCCATGTGAAAAAAACCACCGAACAACTCACCGAACTCCTAAAAGAGCCAGAAATTAAGGGCATAGAAGTGGATGTCAGCACTTTACTCAAAAATGACCCTAACAGCCAAGAAAGCCTGATCCAGAGCATTTTAAGCCAGGTTCAGGACATCCACAGCCAAGGGCGAACCCCGGTTATTTACACCTCGCGCCAAGAACTCACCTTTCCCACCATTCAAGCGCGACTCGACTTTGGTAAACAGGTGTCGCAAGTGCTAATGACGGTGGTTGAGAACCTCCCCGAAGACATGGGCTATTTAATCAGCAAAGGCGGCATTACCTCCAATGATGTCCTCAGTCACGGGTTAAGATTGCGATCGGCTCGTCTACTTGGCCAAATTCTCCCCGGATGCTCCCTCGTGCGTACTCCCATCGACCATCCCCGGTTCCCCAACCTACCCGTGGTACTCTTTCCTGGAAATGTGGGAGATCGCCACGGGTTAACCACCGTCTATCAACGATTAAACCAGCAATCTGCTCACTGA
- a CDS encoding photosystem II manganese-stabilizing polypeptide, with protein MKYRAFISVILALCLSLITACSEGPAVGSDYTYDDIRNTGLANNCPQLEETARGSIPLDPSKSYILTDLCLQPNDYFVKEEATSKRKEAEFVPGKVLTRKTSSLTQVYGDLTFSSDKALTFAEKGGIDFQIITVLLPGGEEVPFFFTIKNLVAKTEPGSDSVNTSTDFEGKFRVPSYRGATFLDPKGRGVATGYDNAVALPSSADAEDLTLANVKRVQVGEGEISLQVTKVDPSTGEFGGIFVSVQPSDTDLGAKEPVDVKIKGIFYGRVEEDLS; from the coding sequence ATGAAATACCGCGCTTTTATTTCTGTCATTCTAGCCTTGTGTTTGAGTCTGATTACCGCCTGTAGTGAAGGCCCAGCCGTAGGCAGCGACTACACCTATGATGATATTAGAAACACAGGTTTAGCCAACAACTGTCCCCAATTGGAAGAAACCGCTAGAGGTTCTATCCCCCTAGATCCCAGCAAAAGCTACATCTTGACTGATTTATGCTTGCAACCTAATGATTATTTTGTCAAAGAAGAAGCGACCAGCAAGCGCAAAGAAGCTGAGTTTGTACCCGGTAAAGTCCTTACCCGCAAAACCTCCAGCCTCACCCAAGTCTATGGAGACCTCACCTTTAGCTCAGATAAAGCCCTGACTTTTGCTGAAAAAGGTGGGATTGATTTCCAGATTATTACCGTACTCCTACCCGGAGGCGAAGAAGTCCCCTTCTTCTTCACCATCAAAAATCTAGTCGCTAAAACTGAACCGGGTTCAGATAGTGTCAACACTTCAACTGATTTTGAAGGGAAATTCCGCGTTCCCTCCTATCGGGGAGCCACTTTCCTCGATCCTAAAGGTCGGGGGGTAGCGACAGGTTATGATAACGCCGTTGCCTTACCTTCGAGTGCAGACGCTGAAGATTTGACCCTGGCGAATGTGAAACGGGTTCAAGTCGGTGAAGGAGAAATTTCTTTACAAGTCACGAAAGTTGACCCCAGCACAGGAGAATTTGGTGGGATTTTTGTCAGTGTCCAACCTTCGGATACGGATTTAGGGGCTAAAGAACCTGTAGACGTGAAAATCAAAGGAATCTTTTACGGTCGTGTAGAAGAAGACTTGAGCTAG